The sequence CGAACCCCCGACCCCATCATTACGAATGACGTGCTCTACCAGCTGAGCTACACCGGCACACCGCTTCGGTGGGCGGGACATAGCACCGGCCAACGGGCGTGTGTAGACCAAAAATGACGTCCGCAGCGACGACGTGGCAATGGGCGGCAAGATCCCCTCGACAGGCGACCGGGATCAGCTTGCCCGTTTCGCCTCGGCGGATTCCTTGGGGTCCTGATCAAGGACTTCGACCGCCGCCGCCTGTGTCTCGGGCTGCATGTCGATCCCGGATTCGCCCGCGTGCAGGACATCGCCGGGCTCGGGCCCGATCTCGGGACCACCAACAAGAAGTGCGTCCATCTTCGCACCGCCGGGCATCTTCACGGCCTTCTCATCCGGTTCTTTCCACGACAGCGTGTCGAAGGCCCCGCAGTTCACGCAGACCGGCGTCCAGTCGCCGTGCACCTGGTGGCACTTGTCGCAAACCCACTGGAACCCGCGCGGCGCGACGACGGCGCGTGCGAGGATGGCACGCACTTCCGCGTCGGCAGTCCCCATGCCGCGTTCTGCGGCTGCCAGAAGCGACAGGTTCCGTTGCGTCGGGTGCACGTCCGGCAGATCGCCCAGCGCCTTCTTGGCCTCCACGAAATCCTCGGCGGCGAGGTGGAGCTCTGCTTTCAGCATCTTGGTTTCCGGATGGTCCGGATGCGCCTTGAAGAATGGGGCGAAGCGTTTGATCCGCGCCTCCGGGGTCTCGTTCGGCTCGATCTCGGCAAAGGCTTCGGCAATGTCGGGATGCGGATTGACTTTCCAGGTCTTGGTCAACACCCGTGCAGCATAGCGCGGGTTGTCCTGACCGAGGTAGGATTTCGACGCCAGAACCGCACCGGGAATGAGGTCGGGCGACTTCTTGTTCGCCTCGATCGCCGCCTCACGGGCCCGGATGGAATTGCCGTCCTCGAAGATCCCCTTGGCCTCCTGCAAAGCCAGCACTGCATCGCGCCGCTTGCCCACATCCTTCGGAAGCGCGCCGGTCTTCACCTTCTTCCCCAGTGTCTCCCGCGCGCCGTGCCAGTCGTTCTGTGTCGCTTGCAAGGCCAGAAGCACATCTCCCGTCTCGGCATGCTGCGGCTTCAACTGGAATGCCTTCTCGGCGAGCTTGAGCGCGGTGCCCGTGTCACCTTCTTCCAGTTTTTGCTTCATGAGTCCGCGCACCCCGACGAACCGGGTCCGTTCGTCCGCAAGCAACCGCTTGTAAACCTCGGTCGCCTTGCGCCGGTCGCCGGCCATTTCTGCGGCCTGAGCCGTGATGAGGTTGGTCAGTTCCGGACGACGCAGGTAACGCTCGGCCTTGGTCGCCTTGGTAATCGCGACGCGCTCTTCACCCGACGCGAGCGCCATCATTCCCTCCGCGAGCGCCTCGTAGCCCTTGCGTTCGCGGTTACGGTCGAAGGCCCGCGAAATCGCCGTCTCGTCCCCGTTCAGGAACCGTACGATGGCCACGATCAGGCTTGCGAGCTTCAGGAAAAGGTAGAGCACCACCACCAGAACGATCAGCGCAATCGCGGCCTGCAGGGCGCCGAGGTTGAACTCCTGCGCACCCACGTCGATGCGGATGCCGCCATCCGTCTCCAACAGGTAGACGGCGCCCATCGTGGCCGCGCCGATCAGGACGACGAACAGGACGATCTTGAAAAGGGACCAGAGCATCGCGTCCTCCTATTGATTGAGACTGTCGGCCAGCGCGGACCCGGCCGCGATGGCATCCCGACGGGTTTCCGCTAGGTCCACCCACTCCGCCATGGCGGGTTGCGCGGCATCGGGAAGCGTGGCGACTTCGGAAAGGGCTTCGTCCAACCGTCCGTTGTGCAGAGCGAACTCCGCACGCGACAGGATCGCGTCAGGGTCATCGCCTTCTTTCGGCTCGAGCGATCTGGTTCCGAACTGCACCCGGAAGAACGCTTCGCCGCGACCGATCGTTCCGTCCTCCACCGCTTGACGCAGCGCGGCATCCAGCGCGGCACGGGCGCTTTCCGGGAACTGCTCCTGAAGCGTTGCAAGCGTCGGGACGCCGTCACTCGCGACAGAAGCCAAGGCCTGTGGCGCTTCTTCACCGGTTGCCGTCGTCAGTTCGGACAGGGACTCGTTAAAGGGCTGGCCTGTGTCCAGCGCCGCCATGATACGCGACAATGCCGCACGGGCCGAAGCGGCCTGTGCATTGGCCGCGGCCTGCGCTTGGAGCTCTTCGGCCGCCGCCTGATTTTCCCGGATCGTGTTCAGTTCGCTATCGAGCATTGCCCGCATGTCGGCCAACTCGCGCTCATAAGCTGCGGCAGCCGCCTCGGCAGCCTCCGCACTGTCGCCCGGCGCCATCTTCTCGAGCGCGTCGAGCCGTCCGGCCATGGCATCGAGACGCTCGGACAGATCGGTCACACTGCCCTGCACAGCCTCTAGGTCGCCCCGCAGCGCCTCTCCCGCGTCCAACGCGCTGGTGTCCGCCTCCAGCGCCGCGATGGCGCTTTCCGCCTGCCCAAGCTGGGCCGTCAGGTCGTCGATCCGCCCCGCGTTCTGCGCGATGGCGTCGCCGGTCGGGTCCTGATCCGATCCGAAGGGCCAGCCGCCGTTCGCATATTGCGCCGCCCCGAAGCCGAGGATCCCGGCGATAAGCCCACCCGCGACGAGCCCGGCGAAACCACCCGTTGATTTCTGCTGCACGACGACGGGCGGCGGGGGGCTGACTTCGGAGTCTCGCTCGGCTTCGACGGAACCATCCTCGGTCTCCGCCTTCGACCACGGGGCCGTAGGCGGCGTGTCTGTGCCGTCGGCAATCCCGTCGGCACGACCAGCGGCGTCGTCGTGGGTGGGGTCCACTGTTTCCAGTCCGCTTGGCGTATCAGCCGCCTCGGGAATTGCTGTCTCTTCAGTATCCTTTGCGCTGTCTTCGACGATCTCGGCGTCCTCGATATCGTCCGGCAGCTTCGACTCGGTCCCATTCCCCTCGTCGACGGAGTTCTGATCGTCACTCTCCCGGCCGGGTTTCGGAGTTTTCGCCACAGCGTGCCCTTTCGATTCTCTGCGCCGGAAGGCGTCGAGTTTTCCTGACCTTAGCTAGGGGCCCTCCGGGTCTCAAGCAACCTCCCCGCTCAGCGCCGCGACAATCCGCGCGAACATCTCGTCCCCATCGGGTCGCGCGCAGACCTCGCAATCGCGGCCGGTCGCTTCAAGCCAGGCGCGCGCCACCGCCGGGGACAAGGCTATCACTTGAACACTTAACCCCAGAGCGGGCACTTGCGTTCCGACCAATGTCGCCGACCGAGGGGACCACAGCGGCAGCACGGCCGGCTCGTCACCCATGAGCGTCTCAACCGTGTGGGCGGACAGGTCCAGCGCGCGCTGGTCGTAGACGACGGCATCATGCGTCTCTATTCCAGCGGAACTAAGCCGTTTCGCGATGTCGCCGACCGTTACCGCACCATGCGGATGCAGGAGCGGTCCCTCGGCATCGAGCCGCGATACGAGGTCATCGGCGTCTTTCGCGATCAGACGCACATCGGCCCCGCATCCGGCCGCCGTCCGGGCCCCCACGACATAGGCCGGGACGCCCGCGAGCGAGGGCAGGAACGGCGCAGCGTTCTGCGAGGTCAGGATCACCCCGCGGTAGGCGCTCAGATCGACAGGCGCTCCCGTCGCCATGATCTCGAGGACCGGCGACGTCAGGATCCTTGCGGCCGGCAGAAGACGGGACACGCGGTCCGCGACCTGAGCGGACTGCGCTGCGGGCCGCGTCAGAACAAGGGTCGGGGCTTTTGTCATGGCGCGGAGCTACCTTGGCTGCGGTCGCGGCTGGGCCTCGGGATGGACGGCGACCAGTGTCGTTGCTATCCCGTCACTGACATTCACACAACTGGCCAGCATGACCGACACCCTGACCATCCTCGGACTGGAAAGCAGCTGCGACGATACCGCCGCCGCGATCGTCCGCGCGACGGGCGACGAGGCCGTGATCCTGTCGTCAGTGGTGGACGGACAGATCGACCTCCATGCGGATTTCGGCGGCGTGGTCCCGGAGATCGCGGCGCGCGCGCATACCGAGAAGCTCGATCTCTGTGTCGATGCCGCGCTGGAGCAGGCCGGTCTGACGCTCTCTGATATCGACGCCATCGCCGTGACGGCCGGGCCCGGCCTGATCGGCGGCGTGCTTGCGGGTGTCATGCTGGCAAAAGGACTGTCGGCCGCGACTGGCAAGCCGATGATCGGCGTGAACCACCTTGCCGGGCATGCCCTGACGCCGCGTCTGACGGAGGGGGCGGGGTTCCCCTACCTCATGCTGCTCGTGTCCGGTGGACATTGTCAGTTCCTGATCGCCAAGGGCGCGGACGACTTCGAGCGCCTTGGCGGCACGATTGACGATGCCCCCGGCGAGGCCTTCGACAAGACGGCGCGGCTCCTTGGGCTTGCTCAACCCGGCGGCCCCTCGGTCGAGGCCGAAGCGGCAAATGGCGATCCCAAGCGGTTCCGGTTGCCCCGCCCGCTTCTGGACCGTCCCGATTGCGACATGAGCTTCTCCGGCCTGAAGACCGCGCTCCTGCGGGAACGTGACCGGCTGATCGAGGCGCAGGGCGGGATCACGCGGCAGGACCGCGCCGATCTTTGCGCGGGCTTCCAATCCGCCGTGGCCGATGTCCTCGCCGCCAAGACGCGCCGCGCCCTCGCATCCTATCTCGCGCTTGCTCCCGCGACACCGATGCTCGCCGTCGCCGGTGGCGTGGCCGCGAACAAGCAGGTTCGCGCCGCGTTAGAGACTGTTTGCGCGAAGGCCGGCGTCACCTTCACGGCACCCCCGCTCGCGCTCTGCACCGACAATGCGGCGATGATCGCCTGGGCCGGCGCCGAGCTGTTCCGGCTTGGACGGCAAGACGACCTGACGCTCGCCGCCCGCCCGCGCTGGCCGCTGGACAGGGGGGCGATGCCGATGCTCGGGTCTGGAAAAAAAGGGGCAAAGGCATGAGTGTTTCAATCCTTGGCGCTGGCGCTTTCGGCACGTCCCTGGCCATCGCCATCGCGCGCAACGGGACCCCGGTCACGCTCTGGGCCCGCGATGCCGGCGACATGGCGACCCGCCGCGAAAACACGCGCCGGTTGCCGTCTTTTCCCTTTCCCGAGGGACTGACAGTTACCGAGGATCTGACCGAAGGCTTGGCCGACCTGGTGCTGCTCGCGGTGCCGATGCAACAGCTTCGCGGGTTCCTCGCCGAACACTGCGACGTCCTGGCAGGGCGCACGTTGATCGCCACTTGCAAGGGGATCGACCTGACCACCCACCAGGGTCCGGCGGAAATCATTGCCGAACGCTGCCCCACCGCGACGCCCGCACTTCTGTCCGGGCCCAGTTTTGCCGTCGATGTCGCTGCCGGGCTGCCGACCGCGCTGACCATCGCTGCTGCCGATCCCGAACCGCTGCAACGGCGGCTGAATGGCGGCAACTTGCGGCTCTATCGGTCGACCGATCTTGTCGGCGTGGAGACCGGTGGGGCGATGAAGAACGTCATCGCCATCGCCTGCGGTCTGGCCATTGGGGCCGGGCTTGGCGAAAGCGCGCGGGCCGCTCTCCTGACCCGGGGGTTCGCCGAGATGAACCGCTTCGCGATCTGGCGCGGCGCGGAACCCGACACGCTCGCGGGGCTGTCGGGTTTTGGCGATCTCGCCCTGACGTCGACCTCGGAGAAATCCCGTAACTATGCCTTCGGTCTGGCACTCGGGCGCGGTGAAACCCCCGGAAGTGCCGGCACCGTGGAAGGCCGCGCGACGGCCAGAGCGGTGTCGAACGCCGCCCGCGACGCAGGCATCGAGATGCCGATCACCGATATGGTCGTCGCCGTCATCGACGGAAAACTGTCCATCACCGAGGCGAGCGAGATGCTCCTGGCCCGCCCGCTCAAGGAGGAATGAATGTACGCTCTCATCTGCACCGACAAACCCGGCGCTCTCGACATCCGCAAAGCCAACCGGGACGCCCACCTTGCCTATATCGCCGATACTGGAGTCGTGTTTCAGGCGGGCCCGTTTCTGAACGCGGAAGGTGACATGTCCGGGTCTCTGGTGATCCTGAACGTCGAGGACCGGGACGCGGCGCAGAACTGGGCCGAGAACGACCCCTACGCCAAGGCCGGGCTATTCGACAAGGTCCGCATCGAGGCCTGGAAGAAGGTCGTCGGCTGATGCGCTACTGGCTGTTCAAATCCGAGCCCAACACATGGGGTTGGGACCATCAGGTCGCCAAGGGCGACGAGGGCCAGGAATGGGACGGCGTCCGCAATTACCAGGCGCGGAATTTCATGCGCGAGATGGCCGCCGGCGATCAGGGTTTCTTCTACCATTCGGTGGACGAGAAACGGGTTGTGGGCATCGTCGAGGTCTGTGCCGAAAGCCACCCTGACAGCACAACAGACGATGAGCGCTGGGACTGCGTCGATGTCCGCGCACTGCGACCCTTGGCGTCGCCCGTTACGCTGGACACGATCAAGTCGGACCCTCGGCTCGCCGAGATGGTGCTGGTCAAGAACTCCCGCCTGTCCGTGCAGCCGGTGACCGAGGACGAATGGAACGTCGTCCTCGAGCTCGCCGGTGAAAAGATATAGCCGCGACAACCTGACGCATGCCAGAATGATCCCAGGGTAACAACGAAGGGGGAAACCTCATGGGAATTCTGAGTGTGATCGTGGCTGCGGTGGCCGCCTGGGTCTTTGGCGCCGTATGGTACATGCTGCTGGCGACACCCTGGCAACGGGTGTCCGGTGCGAACATGAACAGGGAAGGCAAGCCCCTGGGCGGCGCGCTTCCGTTCATCCTGTCCTTCATCGCCATGATCGTGGTCGCGGGCTTCATGCGCCACATCTTCGCGATGTCCGGCATCGACACGGTGGGCAAGGGTCTGTTGTCCGGGCTTGGCGTCGGGCTGTTCTTCGTCAGCCCCTGGATCGTCATCAACAACGCATACCCGGATCGGCCGTTCCTGCTGTCTGCCATCGACAGCGGCTATGCCGTGGGCGGATGCACGATCATGGGCGTGGTTCTCATGCTCTTCGCATGAGGGAGGACGCCTGAAAAAACGAAGGGCCCGACCACCCCGATCGGACCCTTCTTCCACCCCACGTGCTCCCTCAGCACCGCACGTGTCTCTGAAATTTGGTCCGACCGTCCTGGCCGTGGTTTGGGTATAGCTTGCCGCGCTGGGCCGCTCAATCTTTCCTTGCTTCGACTTTTCGTCAAAACCGCGCGACCCATGCACAGAGGGCCGGCCCATATGCCAGCCCTCCTGCGTTCAAACCGGTGCCGTCAGACGTAGACCGCTTCCTTGCCGAAATGCTTCACGAGCATGTAGTAGACGACCGCCCGGTATTTGTTGCGGTTCGACGTGCCATAGGTCTCGATCACGGCGTTGATCGCGTCCATGAGCTGCGGCCCGTCGGTGAGACCGAGCTTTTTCACAAGGAAGTTGTCCTTGATCGTTTCGAGTTCGGAAGCCTGGCTTCCCGCGACCGTCGACGCGTCATCGTTATAGATCGCCGGCCCACAGCCGATGGTGACCTTCGTCAAAAGGTCCATATCGGCGGACATGCCGCATTTTTCCTTCAGATCGGCCGCATACTTGGCGATCAGATCGTCACGTTTTCCCATGATTGTCTCCCGTGCCATCAGAGGTCGAGCGCCTCCTGCAGGAACCCTAACCCGTGCTTGCTGAAATCCAAGCAATTAATTGAATGGTTAATGAGACTTGCCCTGTTCAAGGCCTCGCGTCACCATGTCAGGGCAGACAAACG comes from Maritimibacter sp. DP1N21-5 and encodes:
- a CDS encoding heme biosynthesis protein HemY, coding for MLWSLFKIVLFVVLIGAATMGAVYLLETDGGIRIDVGAQEFNLGALQAAIALIVLVVVLYLFLKLASLIVAIVRFLNGDETAISRAFDRNRERKGYEALAEGMMALASGEERVAITKATKAERYLRRPELTNLITAQAAEMAGDRRKATEVYKRLLADERTRFVGVRGLMKQKLEEGDTGTALKLAEKAFQLKPQHAETGDVLLALQATQNDWHGARETLGKKVKTGALPKDVGKRRDAVLALQEAKGIFEDGNSIRAREAAIEANKKSPDLIPGAVLASKSYLGQDNPRYAARVLTKTWKVNPHPDIAEAFAEIEPNETPEARIKRFAPFFKAHPDHPETKMLKAELHLAAEDFVEAKKALGDLPDVHPTQRNLSLLAAAERGMGTADAEVRAILARAVVAPRGFQWVCDKCHQVHGDWTPVCVNCGAFDTLSWKEPDEKAVKMPGGAKMDALLVGGPEIGPEPGDVLHAGESGIDMQPETQAAAVEVLDQDPKESAEAKRAS
- a CDS encoding COG4223 family protein, which gives rise to MAKTPKPGRESDDQNSVDEGNGTESKLPDDIEDAEIVEDSAKDTEETAIPEAADTPSGLETVDPTHDDAAGRADGIADGTDTPPTAPWSKAETEDGSVEAERDSEVSPPPPVVVQQKSTGGFAGLVAGGLIAGILGFGAAQYANGGWPFGSDQDPTGDAIAQNAGRIDDLTAQLGQAESAIAALEADTSALDAGEALRGDLEAVQGSVTDLSERLDAMAGRLDALEKMAPGDSAEAAEAAAAAYERELADMRAMLDSELNTIRENQAAAEELQAQAAANAQAASARAALSRIMAALDTGQPFNESLSELTTATGEEAPQALASVASDGVPTLATLQEQFPESARAALDAALRQAVEDGTIGRGEAFFRVQFGTRSLEPKEGDDPDAILSRAEFALHNGRLDEALSEVATLPDAAQPAMAEWVDLAETRRDAIAAGSALADSLNQ
- a CDS encoding uroporphyrinogen-III synthase, whose product is MTKAPTLVLTRPAAQSAQVADRVSRLLPAARILTSPVLEIMATGAPVDLSAYRGVILTSQNAAPFLPSLAGVPAYVVGARTAAGCGADVRLIAKDADDLVSRLDAEGPLLHPHGAVTVGDIAKRLSSAGIETHDAVVYDQRALDLSAHTVETLMGDEPAVLPLWSPRSATLVGTQVPALGLSVQVIALSPAVARAWLEATGRDCEVCARPDGDEMFARIVAALSGEVA
- the tsaD gene encoding tRNA (adenosine(37)-N6)-threonylcarbamoyltransferase complex transferase subunit TsaD — translated: MTDTLTILGLESSCDDTAAAIVRATGDEAVILSSVVDGQIDLHADFGGVVPEIAARAHTEKLDLCVDAALEQAGLTLSDIDAIAVTAGPGLIGGVLAGVMLAKGLSAATGKPMIGVNHLAGHALTPRLTEGAGFPYLMLLVSGGHCQFLIAKGADDFERLGGTIDDAPGEAFDKTARLLGLAQPGGPSVEAEAANGDPKRFRLPRPLLDRPDCDMSFSGLKTALLRERDRLIEAQGGITRQDRADLCAGFQSAVADVLAAKTRRALASYLALAPATPMLAVAGGVAANKQVRAALETVCAKAGVTFTAPPLALCTDNAAMIAWAGAELFRLGRQDDLTLAARPRWPLDRGAMPMLGSGKKGAKA
- a CDS encoding NAD(P)H-dependent glycerol-3-phosphate dehydrogenase gives rise to the protein MSVSILGAGAFGTSLAIAIARNGTPVTLWARDAGDMATRRENTRRLPSFPFPEGLTVTEDLTEGLADLVLLAVPMQQLRGFLAEHCDVLAGRTLIATCKGIDLTTHQGPAEIIAERCPTATPALLSGPSFAVDVAAGLPTALTIAAADPEPLQRRLNGGNLRLYRSTDLVGVETGGAMKNVIAIACGLAIGAGLGESARAALLTRGFAEMNRFAIWRGAEPDTLAGLSGFGDLALTSTSEKSRNYAFGLALGRGETPGSAGTVEGRATARAVSNAARDAGIEMPITDMVVAVIDGKLSITEASEMLLARPLKEE
- a CDS encoding YciI family protein, with protein sequence MYALICTDKPGALDIRKANRDAHLAYIADTGVVFQAGPFLNAEGDMSGSLVILNVEDRDAAQNWAENDPYAKAGLFDKVRIEAWKKVVG
- a CDS encoding EVE domain-containing protein; translation: MRYWLFKSEPNTWGWDHQVAKGDEGQEWDGVRNYQARNFMREMAAGDQGFFYHSVDEKRVVGIVEVCAESHPDSTTDDERWDCVDVRALRPLASPVTLDTIKSDPRLAEMVLVKNSRLSVQPVTEDEWNVVLELAGEKI
- a CDS encoding DUF1761 domain-containing protein, whose translation is MGILSVIVAAVAAWVFGAVWYMLLATPWQRVSGANMNREGKPLGGALPFILSFIAMIVVAGFMRHIFAMSGIDTVGKGLLSGLGVGLFFVSPWIVINNAYPDRPFLLSAIDSGYAVGGCTIMGVVLMLFA
- a CDS encoding DUF2853 family protein yields the protein MGKRDDLIAKYAADLKEKCGMSADMDLLTKVTIGCGPAIYNDDASTVAGSQASELETIKDNFLVKKLGLTDGPQLMDAINAVIETYGTSNRNKYRAVVYYMLVKHFGKEAVYV